TTCTATAACTTATTAAAACCAACGatctcacattcacacaccaacTTTGCCATGATTGGCCAGCTGTGTGGAGGTGAGGAAGTATGCTTGGTTTGAAATTCACTCTCAagatctctttttttgtttgtcattcttTCAAACTATATTTCTGTCACTTCATATATACAACCAAGTGCAACAATATGAATGCCTACCTCTTTTCAAGCATAACCCAAACCTAACCATAGGCCATGCTTGGAATATAACATAACCAGTAGGCAAACATGCAAGAACATCCCTGTTAGACAGCAAATGTTCTTAATAtagtctttgtaaatctttacaatcatttacagaaaaaaaacaagcagaccTGCCTGGTTGCACGATCCAATTCTTTGTGAAATCTTGGGTTTTTCTGAGATTTTAGTGTATATTTGTAGCttgaaggttgttgttgttgtttcacatAGAAGCGGGAATTATAAAACGGTAACATGCAAAtagtggaaggggaggaggattATACTCACAGTCTACATCCTGTGAGTCCGACTAGGTAAAACCCAAAACTTTTCATATGAACAGTGCTTCTTCTTTGTTCTAAGGCTAAGCATTGTGCTGTCAGgctaattaaaaaatgacaggTCATTCTATGTGGGGCATTCACTATATGGAGCATTTCCGTCTCTCTGTAATCATCTTAGTTCACAGAAGTAACCCACatgttgcaaacacacactgtacagcCGTCCTGCCCTGCAGGACTCCATTACTGAGGGTCCAAAGACTAATCCAATAATCTGTGAGTTTCAGATTTAATCCACAGCTTGTATGAGCCAACTCGTGTTTAAACGTACTGCACTTGTTGCAGATGAAGACGGCTGATTGTCGAGGAGTCTCTGACCTCCATCTGCTTTTATCTCTGCACAGAGTAGAGGATatacacttttacttttgtctaTAATtgcaactgctgctgctgctacctaCTTGTACTTTGCAAACAATGACAATTGTAGTCAAAGTGGGAAATGACATATTTCACTTTGTAATTATTTGCTATATTTtaattctttgtttatttggtcttcatttttaccaaatattgcttatttttatttccttgcATTACCTCTGAAGGACTTTCAATGCCTgctatttttagattttaaagcgtagtttgacattttgggaaatacgcttattCACTTCCTttcagagagttagatgagactGAGCTCACTCTCAAGTCTGTCcgctaaatataaagctacagccgCAGTcatttagcttagtttagcataaagagtGGAAGCGGGATGAAACAGCTAGCCATTAAAGCTTACCAATTGACACGTCTCTTGTTTGTTTAGTGTTGCTGGTTGGACAAATTTTCCAACattcaaactattcctttaagaatgtattttaaataatgcGGCTTTCAAGAAAAAGCCAAAGATTGTTGGTGCCCCAATTTCAAGTGCTTATACTAATCCTGTTGCGTTTAGCACATGATTGTTACTGTCATAAGCTATGGGAGGAAATAACGTGACATACTTTTAAAGAGAGATGCTCTTTTCTTTGAAAGGTCCGTGTTCAAATGAAGTCTTGGCTGGAAGTCCCTCTGTTTTTAGTAAGACTACGATCTTGTGGTTTAAATAGTACAGAGGAGCTTTTGATCGTAACCAACACTAAATGGCTGTGATTATGTGCAAACTGTTCAGACTCTGACAGGGCCTGAAGACATCTTTATGTCGGACATCAGCCTGCAGCCAACCAGTCATCTGCCTGCTACTGTAAGATagtagatgtgtttttttatgtatcaagaaaatcaacaaatccaatgaaaaaattaaatcgGCAAAAAAGTGTTAGTGTAGAAAAAAACCTGGTTTAGCTTATACGCCTGTGTAATAGAACTCCAGTCTGTCAGTAAGATATTTTTTAGGGATTTATGTATTATAAAAAGCTGCACCTGTCCACTGTTagtcatttgtgttttatttaaatttaaaggggCATGTCACCCATTCTTTAACACTGCTCAATGATTCTACAACATTTAAAGTAGCTCAGTGGAAATAGCTCTGTGTAGCTGAACATGTAAAGTAATGTGAAATGATTTGCATATCTCTTCGGTTCTTCATATTACCACCCCCCCGCTTCTTCTAGTTATAGATTATGATCTAATCAACCGTGATTTCCCTTCTGTCCAGTTTCATTCATTTGCTACTGCTCTGATATCAATATTATTCAAACCTTGTGGAAAATCAAAGATGGATTGTGCTGGCTGACTGCtctacagaaataaaaagaatattgtGCCTGCCAAGTTTGAATAATCAGCTCTGAGTCTAACTTAAAATAACAAGATttgtaatacaaataaatttgaTGTTGGTTCTTTGagaacaaatatataaaatgttaacaGAGACATTTGGGCTAAAATTACAAAACTTAATTTTGTGATAAAACAgaattatcctttaaaaaaatctacttaaacATGGTCAGCTATCTTGCTCCTCTCATGTGGAGCAATTTATTTCAGGGAGTCAACAGTGTGATACAGTCCATCTCCATCAAAGCCATTCATCAGTCCAACCAATCAATGCCTTTAATTAGCAGAGACTGTTTCATTTGGCCTGTCAACTTGATTCTCTCCCCCACGCTCGCTGCTTTGTTctttcacacaaacatgcagccACCTACTCACATTCAACATGTCAAGTTTCATTCACAATACCtcaacatctctctctctctctatctctctctctctcttgctctctccaTTTCTTCCCTTTACACAGGTGGACAGTGTGATGGAGGAGTCTGAGTCAAGGACTTTGTGTAAGATTACGTCATCCATCATTGTAACCTCCATATCCAGCCCCTCCTTACTGCCTAGTCCCCCGGGTTTCCAAGGTAACCACAATTTGACCAAAACATACAGCCCTGTTGCCAAGGAGACCCTTGACGTAGCCTAACTGGAGACATCATATTTACCATAAACAGCTGGACAGaagtgcagctgtgtgtgtgcttgtgtgtgtgcacgtgtgtgcgtgtgcacatgTGCGTGTCTGTGAGAGTATTTCCCTCCCTGGGACCTTTCTGCAGCAGCATGCTGTAACTCAAAACCAGAGCATGCTCTCTGTTATTCTTTTTCATACTGAGTGTGTGAGCGTGAGTACCcagtacatttaaatacacGTGTGCGTATTTGCACACATATACGTatgtgtttaactttttctgacttttctgACATATCCTAGTAGGAGATGGTTTACCTCGGAACCGCAGGCTACCAATTAGCcttaaaaacacaatgtcaAAGGTTCTCAAGCGTTGggtattgatttgatttttagTGATTGTTGATTCAGATGCTTGTCATCCTATTTGCGTAGAAGAaaccaaaataattttttttgtacattgcAATGCGTACGCCGTACGTTTGTCCATTCTATATAAAAGTATgctttttaaccttttgaaTCTCTCTTTCTAAAATTGAAATCAGTTTCAACTTAGAACCCATTCTCGATCCCCACCTCAACAGTCTTTCTATTAttagtagggggggggggggttcaactATACATGAGCATTTGAAAATATACTATGAATACTGGTGCATTAATCTGTATTTTctatattaaaatgaaatcaaatgacTTCTGAAAATGGTAGTACTAATCCAACTAAGAATCAACACTCTACAGATTTAAGCCACTTTAAACTTTGTTTGTCCTCAAAGACATCTAAAACCATGCTGCTTATGAACTGTGAGCAATTCCCAACACACAAAAGTTAGCACACGCTAACTGCTCCTACACAACATGAGTCAGACTAAACAATGAAATGGAAAAGAGCACCATTGTCTAGCACCTTTGTTTCCTATAtagtgaatgtaaaaaaatatttattttttgggtatatttgtatttataattgGAGAAATGGCCTGCCTGAAAATCTGCTGAAAGTTCAGAATGACTGTTTTGTCTTCTTGggtgttgcatttatttaaaaatgcaaaaactttaaaggaggcatatcatgctcattttcaggttcatacttgtattatGATTTCTttctagaacatgtttacatgctttaaaaaaaaaaaaaataagaaaaatatggtGCACCTTTGCAAAGGTAGTATTACAGGGGCAGTATATTCTAATAAACTTGCATGTGAAATAGGAAGGGGAGCCACACATTTGGCTTGTTGAATGTTTTCTGATCCAGGCAGCCAACagggttgttttgtttctaagtTTGTGGGTTGGTAGGCCCTCCAGATACCCAAATGTTTGTGCACAAGCACTGAGTTTAAAGAGAACCTCCCCTAATGCAATGCTTCACACCTGACTTCAAAATTAGAGAGCATCACCCCAGCACATAAAACCACcgtttcaaaatcaaatcaagaaaACGCTGCTGATACTGCATGTAGCCAGGATGAATTGACTGCTCATTTCAGTCTCAGTCTCTCAACACTTAATCACACTTAATACAGCTTTAATGTGAGGTGTTTTATTTCTAGACTGGGTAATCagaaacatatacacacatgcaacagGACATGACAGGACACAGTCATGTCATTTTTCCTCTGGCTCTTTGTCATTGATTGTTCCAGTCCAGGTGACTTTGTGTACCCCAATGTAGATCAGTTCAGAAATGTGGCACAGCACAGTAGTACATCCTAATACCCAATACTGTGTACCTATTTgagtttgactgtgtgtgtgtgtgtgtgtgtgtgtgtgtgtgtgtgtccctacTGAAGaattattttatatgttatattttaacATCCTTTTGTATTTCAAAGCTCTTTTTCTCCACTTCTGTACATTGCAGTTCCCTTTGACATTCCCATGATTGCTGCATTATTGACTATAtttgtaataaatattttaaatgataaacagTCAAATGCAAATTTAAATGTTACTTGAAGGTTAGCACATTCCCACCACTGCTCATTTGTTCTGCACTACCCAtcaataaatgtacaaaattgttgttgaatgttcaaagttttttgaccaaacaaatatataatattatatatgaaATTAACTTCTGCTTTAATGAATTGATGGTTTCATGAGGTGATGATTTCATGTTGATCTTTCttgtacaaaatgttttgtgttgttatttatttttctaaataaaaatactacttGCTAAATACTGCACAACTGGTGGCTGTGTCTCCATGTCTTAAACTAGCCATGCATTGAACTATAGGCTGcaactaataataatttcaacGTTTAATTAATCTGcctattgtttatttaatcaaTCACTTAGTACACCTTGCACCACCCATTACAGAGTTCTACAACTCTTCTCTAAAGAATCAGTCATAAGTAtttgtttggcaaaaaaaatgcatctggTTCCGCCCACTAATTTATATTTGCATACAAACATTTATGTGCAGCACTATGATGATTGTTGTCATCGCAGCTCCTAATGCATCATCTGTTCATCAGTGTCCACTAACCGATTTCTTTGTAAATCATTAAGTCAGTTTCCTAAATGGAAGAGATCCATCCAGCAAAGCAGATAACAGCCGGAAAATTCCGACGTCAGATAACAGAGTGGCATCAGTATAGGTCATGTATGTCCAATATGTGATGGGATTATCCTGCATGCTGTTTGACCTAGATGGGCGTCCATGCAGAACTGTGGCGCCCTGCAGAGGTGAGAGTTGGTACTTGATTTGCATGAGTAGATGatgtagggttagggttagggttattatccaatagggttagggttagggttaggctaGGTTGTGTTATCCAATTCAGCCCATGTGTGAATGAGCAGGTCATTGTCTGGAGAATTTACAGCGGGTGAGTGGGTGTGTTGATAATATTTGCTCAAAACCAGAAGAAAACATCTGATGGGGAATAAGAAGagtaatttattgtaaatacagAGGGCCGCCATTCGAAAGTACAGACAGGGACGACATTTTCCAAATTGGACAACACAGTacaacacatgtacagtatatcttttcACCAATGTCCGTTTCTTTCcccttctttgtgttggaactTGAGGACCATAAGGACTGTGGTTGACTGCTTCGCAGATCTTTTTTATGGCAAAtagagacagctagctagactatctgtccaatctggacattcaacatttttttcccgCCTGTCCAATCAAAAGTTTTTTCCCGCCTGACCAAAATAACTTCTGGACGtacattttccacaaaacaagttccttcacgaggctattttgcagaggctccATGCAGAGCTTAATGCTGTGGATgtcgattgtgattggtttaagaaatgccaaaaatacAGATgacgtttttctcctatcctgttaatgctgtgtggactagctagaccctgCTACGCAGCACTGTAGCGGTAGatctggcaatgggagactaaACTGAGAAGACTACAACATTCAGGGACTCCTTTAGGTAAGGTTGAAGCCGAAATTGACAAATTTAGGAAATGGCAAGACACTTGGTTGTTCATGACCAAATTAAGAATCGGCTTTAACCACGATGTAATCCAAGTCATGTCCAAGTCTGCCTCCACTTTACCCAGGTGCCACCCCTCAACTAAAACAAACCAGTAGGTAAGAATACTTCTAAGACGGACAATCTCTCCCCACACGGGCAACGTCCAGAACTGATTCTCTGGACCTTGTCAAGAGTTGATTTGAGAAAACGGCTctagcctggctttgtccaaaaTAGAAAATTCTGGTTTGTTAAAAGCCAGCTAATTAACATGTTGtatgaaattgtaatttatttcgGTTTGTGTTCTGATCAATATCTCACCAACAGTGTGAGCTGTCTTAAATGAAAAGTCTGTGCACCACCCTCTAGTACTTTGCGCCACATAAAATCCAGCGGCTCTGACAGATCACAGATGCTGCAATCTGATTTGCGCAgttaaatgcacaaaaacagattttgatgTTGATTTACCCATAAGCTCTTAGTTGTTTTGGTGTGCTTTCTACCTTTCTATATGCTCACATATCTTATTTTTCATCCTCACGGAAAATACCATTATTCACAAATAACCTGCTGACTAGAAGGTAACGTTGAATGTGTAGACAAGAGCATTTTCTATGAAAACTGTTAattagtaaaaatgtaattgtatgtaGTTGCAGATTTGTTTAACCTTTGACAAAGCTAAACCGTTACCACAGTTCCAGTCTTCCTGCTAAGCTAACGGCTTTCTTTAACGGACGGACATTAGAGTGGCATCAATCTTCTAATCTAGGGTAACCCTTGGCAACAAAGTGAACAAGTGTAAGTGTACAAATTTTTAAACACCAGAAAACTTACATAAATGGAGTAGATTTGAAGTTAAGGTGTTCACTTACTGCTCTACCATGTTTTGTCTTCTAAAATTGTAACACTTGTTTAGTGTCACAACAGTGCACAAACTTCACAAACTTCTCAAATTCAAGGTGTGCGTGTGACTTATATACCCGGACATGATCAAAAAGTCTGTCACCACCTATTAAACAATGTCAGATTCCGTTTGTGTTAACTTAACAGCTGTGGTTGGTTTCTAACGGAATTGCTcctcattacacacacagcatgggACTCAACTTCCAGGAGTCAACTTGGTGGGGGTGTTTCTATGAAAACGGTGGCAGGTAATTCgttgtttccttttctcaaGTGGAATGAAATCGAATGACGTCTGTGCACATACACTTATTACAGATAACAGGATGCCAGCAGCATGAACTGATAGCActaagagagggagaaagagagagggagaatgtgtTGCAGTAAGAGAGGTCTATATTGGCGACGTGAATCGGCAGTGAAGCATTCTGGGGCTTCGTGTTACAGGCCTTATAAGGGCCAGGGCCTCTGTGTCTATGCTCACCTCAGCTATTCTTAGTCTGTCTGCCCCTCGTCCTCAGCAACTCTGCAGGCAAGAAACTTTTCTCTCTTAATATAAACATTAAAGCTGACTTTTTAGAGTTTGGAATTTGTCAAGTTTGTTTAGGGAGTTTTTGGTTAACATGGTATAGTTAGAAGAGGTTTTTTGTGGCTCTAGTCAGAAATGGTTTACTGTTGTTCTGCAGTGGCTCACCTTAGCTCTGtactctttctgtgtgtgtctatctacACATATGTATATCTGTGTGCACGAATGTATGCctatgtgtgtgtcacagaggTTCCACAGCACCTGACCCACCAGCAGCACCACCACCCCAGGGTATTTGTCCTGAGAGCTGGgagcagacagggagagacggTAGTGAAGCCAAGGCTGACGGAGAAGAACAAACCACCGAGGCCAACAGGGACAAAAGGATAGCAGGGGAGGACGGAGAACACGGACACACCGAGCAGGAGGAGAAACCACACAGCCAGCAGGAGTTGTTAGCAGGAGGAGTGTTATCATTAAACCGAAGATGAGTACGTACACAGTGACTCTGAATGGCCCTGCTCCATGGGGCTTCAGACTACAGGGAGGAAAGGACTTCAACATGCCGCTCACCATCTCCAGGGTAAGGACAGTGAGTCTCCCACACAGGCTGCTGCAACAAAAGCAActcacaaataaacaataatttacCAGAAATTTTACATTGACAAATTTTTTCACAAACAAGAGCAAACTGATAATCCGCTGTGACAAAACAATGCACTGACAGCATTACATAATGATGACAAAATAGTTCATGAATGATTTCAAACTGAAACTTATGATCTTCAACATGGTACACGGATTGACTGACTCTCTTCTACTCAAACATAATAAAGAACCAACATGCACAACAACGTAAACACAGAACGCTttaacttaaaaacacacacgcttTGGTCACATTGTCCCTGTGTGAATATCTGAATAAGCACAATTTGGTTATTTGCAGGTGAAAATACATGTAGGGGTCTCAGTAAAAAACTAATTTGGTTTAAAGGTAAAGGTAGTTTAGAAGTATAGGTTACATCTTACTTCTGTAAAATGACTGAAGTGAAGCAGGTTTATCATAGGACATCCTACACTGTAAAATGCAGTcctaaaaaacaattaaatgtaaCCTAGATGTCTAATTATTGTCTATTGTCTAATTAAATATTTTCCAGATCAGATTTAACTCAGTATTATCCTTTTCACCTGGAAATCACCTTCTCACTGTTTTACAATAACTTGTTGCATGTTGAAATTTCATCAAGCTTGTGTCAATGCATGTGCAtactatgtatgtgtgtgtgcaggtgtgatTTGTCTTTGTGAGCAGTGACTTAGTGGCGGTTATGTAATGTTGCTTCATGCGATATTGGCAGGGAGGCTCAGATGTAATGTCCAGAGAGATTTCTAGAATAGAGCAGCAGTGGAAAGACTGGAATAGTTTAActggagtagagctgctgctacATTGGGGAAACCTTTACTGCTGGGAATTTTCTTGAACTTgaaattgcttttaaaaaacaggTGAAATATTTACTTTGATGACATTACATGACAGCTTAAATGTCAAGGTGATTAATTACAGATTGACTAAAGTGGAACTACTTTTAAGCTCAGCGCACTCAAATTATTGTTCAAGATAAGTTTTTTTTGATGATATTGAGATCAATTGACTAATTTTAACGGTCAACAACAACAGATTACATGTTAATCCAATAATGACATTGCATCAAGTAGATGGTTAGTTCGAGTTGCTGTTGTCGCAAATGACAGCAGacaaaaatgatttataaaaaaaacacacatacttttattttcttgtatttacACTAAAACATTCTCAACCATTAGTATGAATTCATCTTATATGCCTGAACTTATTatgtagaattaaaaaaacagtgggGGAATTGTCACTCAAGAAATTAATTAGTTTTAACCTCTGCAGCAGAGAGACtgggtgtctctctctctggcaggACTGCTGGTGTATTTACAGCGTCTCCTTTAAATAGCACTGGAGGagaggtggatggatggagagggTTGGGAATGGGCCAGAAAAGAAGCAAGGAGAGCAAGGGAGCTTAAGGCAGCTTGTGTTACCTTTAGTAAGCTTTATACCTTGCTTATAGTTCAGTTTCGCCTTTTTTGAGCTGCCCTTGAGAAAACCACATCATTATAAAgaagaatggatggatggaggattTGAGAGATTCATGAGATGAGAACAAGGTGGTGGAGTTGAAGCTTCCTGGACACTAACAGTGTGGACGTTAACTCTTTGATTGATACTCAGCTGGTGATCTCTATTGATTTACAGCTCCAGACCTCAGTTCATTGTCTCCTAAACCCTTGACCAGGCGGAGCTTTCATTCGTGTCCAGCATAACATTGAATCATTGGATTTGAGTTAATCCTGTGGTGGGGCGGGCTCTGACAGGTTAATATGAGACACTGCAGCTTGACATGACAACTTGAGCTGCCATTACAGTTTGCCGTAAGACTGCTGTGGTTTGGATTTCATCCCACTTTTGCTAAGAAATATTAAAGAAAGCTGAAGCATTGTCCATTAAATAAGTGGCACACTGAACAACACATGTCcagtcattttaaatgactaTTAGTCGGGTTGTCATAGTTAACATTCGGAAAAAAGGCTTAAATATGAGTCTCCTTAAATAGACATTTAAGTCTATTCAGATGCCCTCTGAAggcaaaataaatggaaacagtTTCCAGCACACCATCAACAATTGAAAGACGCACAAATATCTTTAATGGattgatttatatattttagatacaaaacatgcaaggaacatttttaaaatgggtACTTCAAGGATAGAAATCCTTGTCGAAAATGTGTCGgtcttttattaaaaattaaacaatttaagaaatcttttcatgtttgtcatcatctgttttgtacatatatatatttatatatatatatatatatatatatatatatatatatatatatatatatatatatatatatatatatatatatatatatatatatatatatatatatatataaatatacattttatatatatatattttatatatatataaaaggtCAGATGCGCatgaaaacatgcatgtgtgatCACATTGTGGCAAGTGTGCAGAAATAAGGTTCTTTTCTCCTTGCTTTTTCCACctgctaccacacacacacacaccatacacatgaacacatttacAGGAGAGTGATGTGAAGTGGTAAAATAATGCAGATAACATCTGGATTGTAGAGAGCAACAATTGAAAGAATATATAGAATAGAATCAAGGAGCTCTTGAGTGAGTGTCAGTAGCAGGTGTGTGGGAGGAGTGCggcgtgtgtgtttggggggttGAGGGGGGCTCAACAGGGTCAGTCATAGTGAAGCTAGAGGCATCAATAGCATTGCTTATTTTTAACTCTTTAACTAGTTCACTGTAGACCTAGACCCATTACTGTATGTCCCAGGCCTCTGGACTCACTTAACCTTTTCTCTGTGTAGTTTAAGCACTAAAGTCTGGCATGCCATGAGCATGAGGATTCAGGTGAAGGTCAATGTGTGGCtcacaatggaaaaaaataaaaataaaaaacatgctcttttgaaaataaaaacaaatcttgtCAGGGTTGCAGTTTACAATATCTGCAAACgaaaatcatttttgaaaatatttcttGGATTTAACAATCAGCCACCATGCACAGACTGTATCAATAGTCTGAGTCACAGTTCCTGTACTGTGTATCCCTGTCCTGCACACATAACGACTTTGTTACTACACATCCTGCTGCttttctattcatttattttggtgaCGGACAATCTTGTTGCATCTGTGATGACCAATTAGTATATTAGATAAAAACGTGGTTCCACTCTGTTGATAAACCTAAGAGAGACATTAGCTTCATCTGCTTTTCTACTCTATATCtctttaagtcttatttattgagttgcttgtttgtttttttaaggaatcTATGTCAGTGGTCCGAGTGTGAACTGCTCTCTTGACCCCTCCATAGATAACTCCGGGCAGCAAGGCGGTGGGCGGCAGCCTGGCCCAGGGCGACATCATCTCAGCCATAGATGGGGTCAGCACTGAGGGGATGACGCACATGGATGCCCAAAACAAGATCAAGTCTGCCACCACCAAACTGTCACTCACTATGCAGAAGTAAACAACCAGTACACTTACACCAAAACACCCGTCTCCATTAAACCTGAGTTTAAAGAAGCACATTTTCAGTTACTGGATATTACCTGCACATAGAACaggaaaaagacaaatcaaTGTGGGGGATTAGGAGGAAATCagtgttataaatgtcttgggCTACAAATTAATAGTAATATGTTCCTACAAAGGTATACCCCACTTCGTACTCGTGATTTGCTAATGGCtgattttttaccttttttgattGTCAAAAAGTGGCAAAACATGATGTAACAGTGTATCTTAACAGggtattttgtaatttaaactTCAGATCAAGACGTGCTGCAGCATTTTCCACTCCAAGAATGGACTCACCCATGCCAGTCATCCCTCACCAGAaggtacacacacccacaacaacaatcaacaaatggataaacaaacacaaaatttcAGTAACACATCTGCATACTTCATGGTcctacatgcatgcatgtgtgtctgtctgtcatgtgtATTATGCAGTCTTGTCCTGTCTATGAGACTGTAATCTTCACAAGTCTTTAATTGTGCAATCAGGCAGTTTGCTGTTGCCCTCTAGTGTCAAAAATTCACAGTGCAACTGCAGAAAGACCTGTGCAGAGGTCAGGGGTCAGCAAACTAAACAAGTTGATGCCTTTACTCTTGTTTGACtttaaagcttctttttttctatatatcttttttgatctcttttcatttttttaaggagTTAGAAAAAATTAAAGAGGAGGTTGGAGCTAAACATTGTGGAGAGGAGGTTCAAATGGAGCAGCCACTGTCCTATGACGTTTTACAGGATAAAAAGCCATCCAAAGGGAAACTCTTCCAAGTTCCTAAAAAAGATCGAGAGCTCCTCTCAACCCTGGCCAAAGCTCCTGCCTCCCCCACACCAGTTTCCATTTCTACACCAGGCCAACGGGGGCAGTACAATTCCCCAGTTGGCCTTTACTCTCCCAAAACTGTCACAGAAATGATGCTGATGCAGGGCAAGTTAGGACAGAGGTCGGAAGCTTCCCGGGCAGTTTCATCACTGGGGTAGGTCACCATAGAGATTTGTAATACTAAGAGAAACAATTTAACATCTTGAGTGATAACCCCAAAACCAACCACCAGCtgatgtaacaaaacaaaagtactgCTTTTCACTTTCGAGGAATGAAGCAAATGACATCACACCCTCCCAATTTAATCTCACATTAACAGGACCACAATCTAAAAATATACTCAGAACTTTCCATTGCTATCCCAAC
This sequence is a window from Etheostoma cragini isolate CJK2018 chromosome 21, CSU_Ecrag_1.0, whole genome shotgun sequence. Protein-coding genes within it:
- the ldb3b gene encoding LIM domain-binding protein 3b isoform X1, with protein sequence MSTYTVTLNGPAPWGFRLQGGKDFNMPLTISRITPGSKAVGGSLAQGDIISAIDGVSTEGMTHMDAQNKIKSATTKLSLTMQKSRRAAAFSTPRMDSPMPVIPHQKELEKIKEEVGAKHCGEEVQMEQPLSYDVLQDKKPSKGKLFQVPKKDRELLSTLAKAPASPTPVSISTPGQRGQYNSPVGLYSPKTVTEMMLMQGKLGQRSEASRAVSSLGGALPIKDSVVDCASPVYQAVIRPGETNQDMSEWARRAANLQSKSFRMLAHITGTEYLQDPDEEALLKSREKFESEVKGPRFAKLKNWHHGLSAQILNVQE